The Manis pentadactyla isolate mManPen7 chromosome 12, mManPen7.hap1, whole genome shotgun sequence genome contains the following window.
ACCGAACATTCCACAGATGGGAATTCCTTTCctgagaggtgtgtgtgtgtgtgtggaagagGGGAAGAGTCAGATGAGAGGGGCTGGCTCTGGTCCCTTCATCCCAGAGCCAGGACCGGGAGCTGCAGGGTCTAAACCTGGGGCTGAAATGGGCGCCCTGCAGTACCCAGGGAACCCCGAGGAAGCTGAAGGTCTCGGCCGCACTGCGGGTGTCCCCCCCCCACTGTTCCCGGGGGGAAGGCTGCAGAAGAGGGCCCCTTCCCTCCCGACTTGATTCCACGGCTCTctccccctcacccccctaaGCCCCCCGAGGCTGTGGAAGGGAATCCGGGCTGGGGAAGTGAGTGAGACCCGCCGGTTCCTCTCCAGGCCGGCTGCCAGACGTTCGGGCGCCCCGCGGGCTGTTCTGGGGGTCGGAGGTGCCTCACCTCGAGCCCCCGCCAGGtgtgcggcggcggcggcacagAAGCAGAGCAGTGGCAGCAGTGACGCCATGGCCGGGTCCGAGCGTCCGAGCGGTGGTCCGGGGTCCGCTGGGCGCTCGCGTCGGACTCCCGCGGGTCTGGCGGGCgctggggctgagggtgggggcgGGACACGACCGCAGGCCCCACCCCGCCCCGGCCACGCCCCTCCAGGCCCCAGGGAGGCCGCCGCCAGCGAACAAGCCCTGTGGGTCGCCCCCCTCGGTGCGCCCGGCTGCGCCTCCGCCCTCAGGCTGGCGCGCGTCCCTCGTCGCCGCCCGCTGGAAGCCCCTCCTTCAGCCTGGCCCACCCCCCCGTTCTCCACGTAGGGGCCCGAGGTGCCGCGGGACGTGCCTCTTGGAACCATGACGCCTCGGGCGGCCCTTTAGGCGGCTAGAAACCGTCCGTCGAGTCAGGTTCGATCCTCTCGGCGTTAGGCCGCCCCGCGCAGGCTGGAAGTCCCACCGTGCACCTACCCTCCACCTGGCGGCTCGAGCTTCCTCGGAGGCCGGCGAGAAGTCCTTCTGTCTACCCTCCATCCCTTCGGCCTTGGGCCGCCGGGGGCCCGGTGGAAGGCCCTCCCCGCGTCTGCCCACCCGCGCGGCACCCCGGCGCAcagaggaggcagaggccaggtGGCGGCGGCGCGATGTGTTTATTGGCGCGGGGACGCGTGGCGGTCACAGCGCCACGACGCAGTCGGTGCCCGTGTACCCTGGCAGGCGCAGAGCGAACTTGCGGCGCACGTCGTCGGGCACGAACCTGCCGGCGACGAAGTGGTGGCGCCCGGAGAAGCGGCCCGCGCAGCGCTTGGGCGCCGTGAGCGACACGAGCACATCCGGCCGGAGCCCGTCCTCCGTCTCCCCGCCGCCGGTCTCCGCGTCCCAGCCTGAGGGGGGACGGCGGGAGGGGGGTCGGGAGCTGCGAGGGGTGCTGGCCTCACAGTCCTGCCGCCTCGACGGCCGCTTCCCCTCCCCCGTGAGATGCGGCCTCTGCTCTCTGACCCGCCTCAGCGGAGCCTCTGCCCGCAGACTCGTCTCCCCCTGTCCTGGGAGGGGTTTCCCTCCCCCTCTGACCGGAGCCTCTGCCCTCAGACTTTTCTGCCCTTTTTCCCACCTGCTACCCAGTCTTTCTCCTGCATGTGACGCAGCCTCTGCCTTCACAGTACATCATTCCCACCTGTGGCCCTTCCCCAGTGAGACCCATGCCTCTGCTCTGACCCAgcatctgtctccctccctgtcaATCCTGAGCTTCTCCACTCAGACTAGAGCCGTTTTCCATCCAGACTTCCCGGCTGGCCTTACCTCTCTGACCAGATGCCCACTCTCTACCCAGAGGACACAACTGCCTCCCTCCTCAGGCAAAGCTCCTCCATCGGGCCTGTCCCCTAACCCCAGGTTCTTGCATCTGCTAACACAGGCCCCCCTCACCACCCAGTTTCAGCATCTGTCCGCTGACTAGACATCCCTGCCTTTACCCTCAGACTAGGTCTTGTCTTTTGAGTTGAcagcaccccaacccctccctcgtTAGCCTCTGCCACTTCTCTAACGAGCCTCCACCTCCAGACTGGGGGCTTTGCCTTCTCTCCGGCCTCTGACCAGAGTCTGGGCCCACTAACTAAAAGCCTCCTCCCTCTGACCTTAACCCTCCCTTCTGTGACCCTAGCCTTCATCCTCAGACCAGACAGCCCACATCCTCACAGACAACCCCTGCTCTGTGGCTCCTGGCTGGGATGGCCCTGGGGTCTTGCAAGCCTGGGGATGTTCCGTTGAGTCCAGCCACCCCCGTGGAGGGTCTGGCTGGCCAGCAGCTGTTTGTTCTGTCTGCCCATTGCCTAATGGCTCCAACAGGCACGGGGCGGCGGCCAGGGCAGGCAAGGCCTTTGCCGAGTGAGCTCACGTCTGCCCGGGTAACTGGCCCAGGGTGGGCAGCGGGCAGGCTGGGCTGGATGCTGGGGGGAGAGGGACACAGGGTCACATGGACAGCATCTATGTGATGGTCTTCGCCGTCCACGGGCTGGACGTGAGCTGCAGTCTCCCCCAGAGTGCATGACCCGTCCACACcagggaaacaggctcagagtggACAGACAGGTTGAGGCCACCCAAAGCCAGTGTACCCAAGGCCCCCCAACCCGCCTCCACCTGGCATGCCTGAGGGAATGTCCAGGCTCACAAGGGGGATGGACAGCAGTTTGAGCGTGGCCAGCGTGCGTATGCAGGGGCCCCCAACCTCACAAGGTTCCACGCCGGGGCCCAGCACAGCATCCACCACCAGCCTGTAGGCATCATTGATGAGCTGGACCTGGgaggacacgcagggtcagggaGGCCTTGGGCCATTGTCTCCCCACCTTCCTCCCTCAGTCACCACTGAGCACTGACCTCTGCGGGCAGATAGGATAGAAAGGGGATGTCCATTTTCTCACACTGGGTAGTCAGGTCGCGGTGCAGCAGGTCGAGGGAGCGGGTGGGGTAGAAGATGGTCGGTTCATACTCCTGGGGGGGCGGGAAGGAGTCAGCACTGGGGGCcctcccagtgtccccagggccTTAGCCCCCAGACCTGGGTACAGGCAGCAGACCCTGCCTGGGGCAAGCTCTGAAACATCAAGAGGAGGAAGCAATTTCTGCAGGGACAGTGTTGGGGGTAACCCTGGGAAGCTGAAGGGGTCCCTGTTACTCACAAACACCCGCAGGTGCCGGGCACAGACCAGCGCCACAGTCCCGTTCTGCTCTGGGCCGCACACGACCAGCACAGTCCTCTGCTTCCGGGAGAGAGCAGGCAAGGGGAACGCCTGGTAGGGGACACGGCAAAGGCAAAGGCATGGCACTGGGCATGTCTTCTTGctcaggtggggaaactgaggcccagagttgAGGAAGGGACAGGCCATGGGCCTGCAGGCAATAGGCTAGGACAGGAAGAGAGGCATTCTGGGTGAGACACTCTTGGGGCCTGTTTCCTCGTTGGAGGCTCAGAGtccttgcctcaggctctgccAAGTGGAAGCAGGAAAACGTGCCTCCTGCCACTGCGCCCTGAGGGAGGTTTGTTTACTCTCAGTCTGAGTTGCAGACATTCTTCCACCTTTTtccactgcccctcccccacccgtgtttccaggcctggcccctcccagggcggggtggggaagggggtaCTTTTCCAACCTGAGATGCCCTGTCCCTCTCCGTCTGCCAGTCTGCATGGCTCTGGCTTTCTCCTTGTATCTCTGACTCTGTGTCTCCagtttgtctctctctgtcacagTCTCTATCTCTCATACTCTGTGCCTCCCTTAAATGCAGGAGTTAAGACACTGGTGTTTGAGTCCCAGCCCTGCCTGACTCTCTGTGGCCcctcctctcccagcctcagTTGCCTGTATCAAACGGGAGTGCCAACAGCTCTGATGGGCACGGGGGTGGGGCAGTGTTCTCCCAGCCAGGGCTGGCTCCTGGGGGCCTGGCTGCACTCTAtcctcccaccacacacaggGGAAGTTACTCCCTTTCTGAGTCCCCTCCCCAAGATTTGAGCGAGCCCCTGACCCACCCTGATCATGTCCGGCACAGCACCACACCAGGCCCGGAGCCTGAGAGGGCATCCGGGTGACAGGGGCCAGTCTCAGACATCCCGGGACTTTCAGGGCCAGAACTGGATGGCTG
Protein-coding sequences here:
- the LOC130680038 gene encoding yjeF N-terminal domain-containing protein 3-like isoform X2, with amino-acid sequence MLRRHQSSPPPPMSWSALSRFHCLESAHRPRQSSGCISPASSHLRGWGRLHRPGAVEPTCASQNTRGRLRFSTAEAAALERELLEDYRFGRQQLVELCGHASAVAVAKAFPLPALSRKQRTVLVVCGPEQNGTVALVCARHLRVFEYEPTIFYPTRSLDLLHRDLTTQCEKMDIPFLSYLPAEVQLINDAYRLVVDAVLGPGVEPCEVGGPCIRTLATLKLLSIPLVSLDIPSGWDAETGGGETEDGLRPDVLVSLTAPKRCAGRFSGRHHFVAGRFVPDDVRRKFALRLPGYTGTDCVVAL
- the LOC130680038 gene encoding yjeF N-terminal domain-containing protein 3-like isoform X1; protein product: MGPHRLDLGTPAEDDRRGALKPTQRLPLGPSTSTPKYPGILPPFETACQQPTSPVLGLLHVGTGVGGGPGEESPGGRSGEPRAPGPGSHSGVTGPESPGPRFPAQIRASVLPARPRAALPRRRLISDPGAGATVPAAASATRAMFPGKLQPCTAEAAALERELLEDYRFGRQQLVELCGHASAVAVAKAFPLPALSRKQRTVLVVCGPEQNGTVALVCARHLRVFEYEPTIFYPTRSLDLLHRDLTTQCEKMDIPFLSYLPAEVQLINDAYRLVVDAVLGPGVEPCEVGGPCIRTLATLKLLSIPLVSLDIPSGWDAETGGGETEDGLRPDVLVSLTAPKRCAGRFSGRHHFVAGRFVPDDVRRKFALRLPGYTGTDCVVAL